A part of Patagioenas fasciata isolate bPatFas1 chromosome 28, bPatFas1.hap1, whole genome shotgun sequence genomic DNA contains:
- the ITGA5 gene encoding integrin alpha-5 — MSLSPRDVPAPRAPVPLRCGAGARRGSGSSPVSHGGAGRPGPPPGTFRGDSGAGGSAEPGQPRSAMAPAPPRRPPARPLPPVLLPVLLPVLLPVLPVAAFNLEASRPVAFRGAPGSLFGFALDFYLPEPHSVSILVGAPKANTSQPNVTQGGAVYHCPWPPTGDCTPIDFDHIGTRTHDFGGNSTETPDPVEFKSLQWFGATVRAHNGSILACAPLYSWSPPKEDGGGQEPVGTCFLSIGNFSKFVEYAPCRSDLNSAAGQGYCQGGFSAEFTQTGRVLLGGPGSYFWQGQVMSATQEQIAASSYPEYFIQEVAGQLQTRQAAPTHDDSYMGYSVAVGEFSGDTTQDFVAGVPKGNLTYGYVTILNGTNMRSLYNFSGEQMAAYFGYAVAATDVNNDGLTDLLVGAPLFMARSGGGRVQEVGRVYLYLQRGGDTPPPDPPAMAPTPTMELTGTQEFGRFGSAIAPLGDIDLDGFNDVAVGAPLGIEGQQGAVYIYRGGAAGLHPEPAQQLRGHWGPRRHPDFFGAALRGDTDLDGNGYPDLLVGAFGEDTAVVYRGRPIVHASAALSVFPTMFNPEERGCVLEGTGHHVPCINVSFCLNASGRHLPSSIGFSVELSVDTAKPAGGRRALFLRGGQPTRTLTLPVPNVPNVPNVPNGAGTRCRTLPVFLRNESEFRDKLSPIAVGLSFALDPHAPPDAHGLHPVLAAQTRTRLEAKAHIQLDCGEDNICVPDLQLEASADRRAVYLGDRNSLNLTFNARNQGEGGAYEAELHVRPPPNAQYTGVLHPHGNFSALSCELGVGNDSSPLVCDLGNPMKAGASIWGGLRFTIPQLSDSSKSVRFELQIRSKNANNSQSAVVPVPLEVRAATRLSVFGVSRPDVVTIPEGVWASERPPQRLQDLGPPVEHVYEVVNEGPSAISHGTLELSCPLSHRGHPLLYVIGHSGPRNCSASHPMDSLRLAEQSPESHILQRRDTGDTVTRDTRDTRDTWGSVPPTAPHTLGCPEAECFRLSCPMGGLDKQQRVTLRLDLRLRAPPPLQAQARAQSLRCEAEFRVLRLPYRVRPQHYPRQRLQVVTGLQWAQGDPTGVPVWVVVLSVLLGLLLLALLCYGLYKLGFFKRSGPYGTAMEKAQLKPQAASEA, encoded by the exons ATGTCCCTCTCCCCCCGGGATGTCCCCGCTCCCCGTGCCCCCGTCCCTCTCCGGTGCGGTGCCGGTGCCCGTCGGGGCTCTGGCTCCTCCCCGGTGAGtcacggcggggcggggcggcccgggcCCCCCCCGGGCACTTTCCGAGGGGACTCGGGAGCGGGAGGCAGCGCCGAGCCCGGCCAGCCCCGCTCCGCcatggccccggcccccccgcgccgccccccggcccggccgctgccACCGGTGCTGCTGCCGGTGCTGCTGCCGGTGCTGTTGCCGGTGCTGCCGGTCGCTGCGTTCAACCTGGAGGCGTCGCGGCCCGTCGCCTTCCGCGGGGCCCCCGGGTCCCTCTTCGGCTTCGCGTTGGACTTTTACCTGCCCGAACCCCACAG cGTCAGCATCCTGGTGGGTGCCCCCAAGGCCAACACGAGCCAGCCCAATGTCACCCAGGGGGGGGCCGTGTACCACTGCCCCTGGCCCCCCACTGGCGACTGCACCCCCATCGACTTCGACCACATCG GGACCCGAACCCACGACTTTGGGGGCAACAGCACCGAGACCCCCGACCCCGTGGAGTTCAAGTCCCTGCAGTGGTTCGGGGCCACCGTGCGGGCGCATAACGGCTCCATCCTG GCCTGTGCCCCCCTGTACAGCTGGAGTCCCCCCAAGGAGGACGGGGGGGGCCAGGAACCGGTGGGCACCTGTTTCCTCTCCATTGGCAACTTCTCCAAGTTCGTGGAATACGCGCCTTGTCGTTCAG atcTGAACTCTGCAGCCGGGCAGGGATATTGCCAGGGGGGGTTCAGCGCCGAGTTCACCCAG ACGGGACGGGTGCTCCTGGGGGGGCCCGGCAGCTACTTCTGGCAAG GGCAGGTGATGTCGGCCACGCAGGAGCAGATCGCAGCCTCCAGCTACCCCGAGTATTTCATCCAGGAGGTGGCCGGGCAGCTGCAGACGCGCCAGGCGGCCCCCACGCACGATGACAGCTACATGG GCTACTCAGTGGCAGTCGGCGAGTTCAGCGGGGACACGACACAag ACTTCGTGGCTGGTGTCCCCAAGGGCAACCTCACCTATGGCTAC gtcacCATCCTCAATGGCACCAACATGAGATCCCTCTACAACTTCTCAGGGGAGCAG atgGCAGCGTATTTCGGCTATGCGGTGGCAGCCACTGATGTGAACAACGACGG GCTGACGGACCTGCTGGTGGGGGCCCCCCTGTTCATGGCACGCAGCGGGGGGGGCCGGGTGCAGGAGGTGGGCAGGGTGTACCTGTACCTGCagcgggggggggacaccccgccccccgacccccccgccATGGCCCCCACCCCCACCATGGAGCTcacggggacccaggagttcgggcgctTCGGCAGCGCCATCGCCCCCCTGGGTGACATTGACCTTGATGGGTTCaacg ATGTGGCAGTGGGGGCCCCCCTGGGCATCGAGGGCCAGCAGGGGGCGGTTTACATCTACCGCGGGGGGGCCGCGGGGCTGCACCCAGAGCCTGCCCAGCAGctgcggggacactggggaccccggCGTCACCCCGACTTCTTCGGAGCCGCCCTGCGCGGGGACACCGACCTGGATGGCAACGGCTACCCAG aTCTCCTGGTGGGCGCGTTCGGGGAGGATACGGCCGTGGTGTACAG GGGCCGCCCCATCGTCCACGCCAGCGCCGCGCTCAGCGTCTTCCCCACCATGTTCAACCCCGAGGAACGCGGCTGTGTCTTGGAGGGCACCGGCCACCATGTCCCCTG CATCAACGTCAGCTTCTGCCTCAACGCCTCGGGGCGTCACCTCCCGAGCTCCATCG GTTTTTCGGTGGAGCTGAGCGTGGACACGGCCAAGCccgcgggggggcggcgggcgctgTTCCTGCGGGGGGGGCAGCCCACCcgcaccctcaccctgcccgtccccaacgtccccaacgtccccaacgtccccaacggCGCTGGCACCCGCTGCCGCACGCTGCCCGTGTTCCTGCGG AATGAGTCGGAGTTCAGGGACAAGCTGTCGCCCATCGCCGTGGGGCTGAGCTTCGCCCTGGACCCCCACGCACCCCCCGACGCCCACGGGCTGCACCCGGTGCTGGCGGCGCAGACCCGCACCCGCCTGGAGGCCAAG gctcACATCCAGCTGGACTGTGGGGAGGACAACATCTGTGTGCCTGACCTGCAGCTGGAGGCGTCTGC GGATCGACGTGCTGTGTACCTGGGGGACCGCAACAGCTTGAACTTGACCTTCAATGCCCGCAACCAGGGCGAGGGGGGGGCATACGAGGCCGAGCTGCACGTGCGGCCCCCCCCGAACGCACAGTACACGGGGGTGCTGCACCCGCACGGG AACTTCTCAGCactgagctgtgagctgggggtgggcaacgACTCCAGCCCCCTCGTCTGTGACCTGGGCAACCCAATGAAGGCGGGGGCCAGT ATCTGGGGGGGGCTGCGTTTCACCATCCCCCAGCTGAGCGACAGCAGCAAGAGCGTCCGGTTCGAGCTGCAGATCCGCAG CAAGAACGCCAACAACTCGCAGAGCGCGGTGGTGCCGGTGCCACTGGAGGTGCGGGCGGCCACGCGCCTCTCGGTCTTCGG GGTGTCCCGACCTGACGTTGTCACCATCCCCGAGGGGGTGTGGGCGTCCGAGCGGCCACCGCAGCGGCTGCAGGACCTGGGGCCACCCGTGGAGCACGTCTATgag GTGGTGAACGAGGGTCCCAGCGCCATCAGCCATGGGaccctggagctgagctgtcccCTGAGCCACCGCGGCCACCCGCTGCTCTACGTCATCGGCCACTCGGGTCCCCGCAACTGCTCCGCCAGCCACCCCATGGACAGCCTGCGCCTggcg GAGCAGAGCCCGGAGTCCCACATCCTGCAgcgcagggacacaggggacaccgtcacgagggacacgagggacacaaGGGACACGTGGGGCAGTgtcccccccacagccccccacacCCTG gggtgccCCGAGGCCGAGTGTTTCCGGCTGAGCTGCCCCATGGGGGGGCTGGACAAGCAGCAGCGGGTGACCCTGCGCCTGGACCTGCGCctgcgcgcccccccccccc tgcaggcGCAGGCGCGGGCGCAGTCCCTGCGCTGCGAGGCCGAATTCCGGGTGCTGCGGCTGCCGTACCGAGTGCGTCCCCAGCACTACccccggcagcggctgcag
- the GTSF1 gene encoding gametocyte-specific factor 1, whose product MDPEQLVQCPYDKSHQIRVARLPYHLVKCEKNNPGVARRLATCPFNARHRVPRTAFQHHIASCPDKRQLDLLLGTAGPPPPWHPVATLSYAPHPQLSPLCVLAGTDSALSNPTARNETPPAWQGPTCQEDWEAELQDLEEQPPFILRAGANNLLLPSDSSAPAALTKQSHDGRAAGHRAHEGQVTVAAGQGQCLTLPQDLGVCGARGAVPLWPLLGGRVPPTGFK is encoded by the exons ATGGACCCCGAGCAGCTCGTCCAGTGCCCCTACGATAAAAGCCACCAGATAAGGGTGGCCAGGCTGCCGTACCACCTGGTGAAGTGCGAGAAG AACAACCCGGGGGTGGCGCGCAGACTGGCCACCTGCCCCTTCAACGCCAGGCACAGGGTGCCCCGCACCGCCTTCCAGCACCACATCGCCTCCTGCCCCGACAAGCGCCAGCTCGACCTCCTCCTCGGTAcagcgggaccccccccaccctggCACCCAGTGGCCACGCTCAGCTATGCCCCCCACCCACAACTGTCCCCTCTCTGTGTCCTCGCAGGGACAGACTCAGCGCTCAGCAACCCAACAGCGCGCAATGAGACCCCCCCGGCCTGGCAGGGACCCACGTGCCAGGAGGACTGGGAGGCTG agctgcaggacctGGAGGAGCAGCCACCGTTCATCCTCAGAGCTGGGGCGAACAACCTGCTGCTCCCATCCGACAG ctctgccccagcagcaCTCACAAAGCAAAGCCATGATGGGAGAGCCGCAGGACACAGGGCGCATGAGGGACAAGTGACAGTGGCAGCGGGACAGGGACAGTGCCTGACGCTgccccaggatttgggggtctgcGGTGCCAGGGGGGCTGTGCCCCTTTGGCCGCTACTGGGGGGCAGAGTCCCCCCCACAGGTTTTAAGTAG